From Actinosynnema mirum DSM 43827, a single genomic window includes:
- the pcaB gene encoding 3-carboxy-cis,cis-muconate cycloisomerase, which yields MFADTGLLSPGWARTGVDGLLDDRAWLRAMITTEVALARAQARLGVVPEAAAETIAAAADPDAFDWPGLVEGVHATGNPVVAFVSQLTAIVRAADTAAPATGPSAADHVHRGSTSQDVLDTATMLLCRDALRRLRTDLLATAAALAALAGRHRDTPMAGRTLTQHAVPITFGLKAAGWLAQVLDAVERVEAVLDGGLPVSLGGAAGTLAAYGEFADGDPLDLVEPFAAELGLAPQALPWHSARTPIADVASVLAFASGALGRLAADVAVLSRTEIGEVAEPAEPGRGASSAMPQKRNPVHATAILTAARQVPALVSVLHQCLVVEDERSAGGWHAEWQPLREALRLVLGAARNAAALTAGLRAFPDRMRENLALTGGAVVSERLGARLTPVLGKVETKRLLTEATAATSGRPDELPDWLHTRLAGAGPDLEALRALCDPRGYTGASGALVDRAVERWRAVGERG from the coding sequence GTGTTCGCTGACACCGGACTGCTCTCGCCGGGCTGGGCCCGCACCGGGGTGGACGGCCTGCTCGACGACCGGGCCTGGCTGCGCGCCATGATCACCACCGAGGTGGCGCTCGCGCGGGCGCAGGCGCGGCTGGGCGTCGTGCCGGAGGCCGCCGCCGAGACCATCGCGGCGGCGGCCGACCCCGACGCGTTCGACTGGCCCGGCCTCGTGGAGGGCGTGCACGCCACCGGGAACCCGGTGGTCGCGTTCGTCTCCCAGCTCACCGCGATCGTCCGCGCGGCCGACACCGCCGCGCCCGCGACCGGCCCGTCCGCCGCCGACCACGTCCACCGGGGCAGCACCAGCCAGGACGTCCTGGACACCGCCACGATGCTGCTGTGCCGGGACGCGCTGCGCAGGCTCCGCACCGACCTGCTCGCCACCGCCGCCGCGCTCGCCGCGCTGGCCGGGCGGCACCGCGACACCCCCATGGCGGGCCGCACCCTCACCCAGCACGCCGTCCCGATCACCTTCGGCCTCAAGGCCGCCGGGTGGCTGGCCCAGGTGCTCGACGCCGTCGAGCGGGTCGAGGCGGTGCTGGACGGCGGGCTGCCGGTCTCCCTCGGCGGCGCGGCGGGCACCCTGGCGGCCTACGGCGAGTTCGCCGACGGCGACCCGCTCGACCTCGTCGAACCGTTCGCCGCCGAGCTGGGCCTCGCCCCGCAGGCCCTGCCCTGGCACTCCGCCCGGACCCCGATCGCCGACGTGGCCTCGGTGCTGGCGTTCGCCTCCGGGGCGCTGGGCAGGCTCGCGGCCGACGTGGCGGTGCTCTCCCGCACCGAGATCGGCGAGGTCGCCGAACCGGCGGAACCGGGGAGGGGCGCGTCCTCGGCCATGCCGCAGAAGCGCAACCCGGTGCACGCCACCGCGATCCTCACCGCCGCCAGGCAGGTCCCGGCGCTCGTCTCGGTGCTGCACCAGTGCCTGGTGGTCGAGGACGAGCGGTCGGCGGGCGGCTGGCACGCCGAGTGGCAACCGCTGCGGGAGGCGCTGCGGCTGGTGCTGGGCGCGGCCCGCAACGCCGCCGCGCTCACGGCGGGCCTGCGCGCGTTCCCGGACCGGATGCGGGAGAACCTCGCGCTCACCGGCGGCGCGGTCGTGTCCGAGCGGCTCGGCGCCCGGCTCACCCCGGTGCTGGGCAAGGTGGAGACCAAGCGGCTGCTCACCGAGGCCACCGCCGCCACCTCGGGCCGCCCGGACGAGCTGCCGGACTGGTTGCACACCAGGCTGGCGGGCGCGGGACCCGACCTGGAGGCGCTGCGCGCGCTGTGCGACCCGCGTGGCTACACCGGCGCGTCCGGCGCGCTGGTCGACCGCGCGGTCGAGCGCTGGCGCGCGGTCGGGGAGCGCGGGTGA
- a CDS encoding HalD/BesD family halogenase: MTTATVDEHIAAHLGSLPDESYAMSRKSFEELGFGLIPYVLPDSVKQVLSDEIQELVRTGGVRRDLQLKETGNSHRKMRNVNAAEIREHDGWVDAVYRSPALREALSKVAGEPVKICPYLPEQYIITSLESRGDTHGWHWDDYSFAVIFVVEVPPLELGGFVQTVSGTSWDKEDPKVFQKLVDGVIRSHELKPWDLYLLRTDTTLHQVHPLLGGKRTIVNMSYAANRDDDKNISHETMEELFKV; encoded by the coding sequence TTGACCACCGCGACCGTCGACGAGCACATCGCCGCGCACCTGGGTTCGCTGCCGGACGAGAGCTACGCGATGTCGCGCAAGAGCTTCGAGGAGCTGGGCTTCGGCCTGATCCCGTACGTGCTCCCCGACTCGGTCAAGCAGGTGCTGTCCGACGAGATCCAGGAGCTGGTCCGCACCGGTGGCGTCCGGCGCGACCTCCAGCTCAAGGAGACCGGCAACAGCCACCGCAAGATGCGCAACGTGAACGCCGCGGAGATCAGGGAGCACGACGGGTGGGTGGACGCGGTCTACCGCTCCCCCGCGCTGCGCGAGGCGCTGTCCAAGGTCGCGGGCGAGCCGGTGAAGATCTGCCCCTACCTCCCGGAGCAGTACATCATCACCTCCCTGGAGAGCAGGGGCGACACCCACGGCTGGCACTGGGACGACTACAGCTTCGCGGTGATCTTCGTGGTGGAGGTGCCGCCGCTGGAGCTGGGCGGCTTCGTGCAGACCGTCTCCGGCACCTCGTGGGACAAGGAGGACCCCAAGGTCTTCCAGAAGCTCGTCGACGGCGTGATCCGCTCGCACGAGCTCAAGCCCTGGGACCTCTACCTGCTGCGCACCGACACGACCCTGCACCAGGTCCACCCCCTGCTGGGCGGCAAGCGCACGATCGTGAACATGTCGTACGCGGCGAACCGCGACGACGACAAGAACATCTCGCACGAGACGATGGAAGAGCTGTTCAAGGTCTGA
- a CDS encoding FAD/NAD(P)-binding protein, producing the protein MNLGFAGHAAARVGAPAAGPARGADAAVRVWSAESRDTEANHMTGTESAPPSTTAPPRASSANALEIAVVGVGPRGLSVLERLCANAGADFAHLRVRVRLVDPHLGRGGRVWRTDQSPHLLMNTIASQVTLFADETVDCAGPVVPGPDLHEWAGFAALAGEFDDLPEAVRAEARALGPDDYPTRAFYGHYLDWVLRHLLRTAPPNVAIELHQRVAVDLDEDPDGVQHLTLAGGERITGLDAVVLTTGHADLRPTGEERAHAEFARAHGLRYLPPDNPAETDHGAVEPGEKVLVRGLGLNFFDHMALLTAGRGGRFERRADGTLAYHASGREPLLVAGARRGVPHHARGENQKGPRGRHVPLFLTEERIAALAGAGRPLRFLDDVWPWIDGEVRAVYYAALLAERDGPGAVAGFLAEYRPLVETVGALSHLAAESLDLVTARPGAGTNPSGATANPLGAAANPLGPPANPLGPPAYPLGPPAIPVTLAEAEGELLDAWSVPRADRWDWAALAAPHRGRDFAHPEQFRDWLLGHLRADVREARLGNVRGPLKAALDVLRDLRNEVRLVVDHGSLSGDSHEAELQRWYTPLNAYLSIGPPVGRIEEMIALLEAGVLEVVGPGVTVERDERRGEWVMGSPAVPGSRHRAGVLLEARLPESDVRRTLDPLVESLLRKGCGVPYRIPVDGGGHLETGGLAVTRRPYRLVERSGAVHPRRFAFGIPTESVHWATAAGVRPGVNSVILGDADAVARASVLAADARAADAVGRKGNRVR; encoded by the coding sequence ATGAACCTTGGGTTCGCCGGGCACGCCGCCGCCCGCGTGGGCGCCCCCGCGGCCGGACCGGCTCGGGGCGCGGACGCGGCCGTTCGGGTGTGGTCCGCCGAGAGCCGCGACACGGAGGCCAACCACATGACCGGGACCGAGTCCGCGCCGCCCAGCACCACCGCCCCACCCCGCGCGAGCAGCGCGAACGCCCTGGAGATCGCCGTCGTCGGCGTCGGCCCGCGCGGCCTGTCCGTGCTGGAGCGCCTGTGCGCCAACGCGGGCGCCGACTTCGCCCACCTGCGCGTCCGGGTCCGCCTGGTCGACCCGCACCTGGGCAGGGGCGGCCGGGTGTGGCGCACCGACCAGTCGCCGCACCTGCTGATGAACACCATCGCCTCGCAGGTGACCCTGTTCGCGGACGAGACCGTCGACTGCGCGGGGCCGGTCGTGCCCGGACCGGATCTGCACGAATGGGCGGGATTCGCCGCCCTCGCGGGCGAGTTCGACGACCTGCCGGAGGCGGTCCGCGCCGAGGCCCGCGCGCTCGGGCCCGACGACTACCCCACCAGGGCCTTCTACGGGCACTACCTGGACTGGGTGCTGCGGCACCTGCTGCGCACCGCGCCGCCCAACGTCGCCATCGAGTTGCACCAGCGGGTCGCCGTCGACCTGGACGAGGACCCGGACGGCGTCCAGCACCTGACCCTCGCGGGCGGCGAGCGGATCACCGGCCTGGACGCGGTCGTGCTCACCACCGGCCACGCCGACCTGCGCCCGACCGGCGAGGAGCGCGCGCACGCCGAGTTCGCCCGCGCCCACGGCCTGCGCTACCTGCCGCCGGACAACCCGGCCGAGACCGACCACGGGGCCGTCGAACCCGGCGAGAAGGTGCTGGTCCGGGGGCTGGGCCTGAACTTCTTCGACCACATGGCGCTGCTCACCGCAGGGCGTGGCGGCCGGTTCGAGCGCCGAGCCGACGGCACCCTCGCCTACCACGCGTCCGGCCGCGAGCCGCTCCTGGTCGCGGGGGCCCGCAGGGGCGTGCCGCACCACGCGCGCGGCGAGAACCAGAAGGGCCCGCGCGGCAGGCACGTGCCGCTGTTCCTCACCGAGGAGCGTATCGCCGCGCTGGCCGGGGCCGGTCGCCCGCTGCGGTTCCTGGACGACGTGTGGCCGTGGATCGACGGCGAGGTCAGGGCGGTCTACTACGCGGCGCTGCTGGCCGAGCGCGACGGACCCGGCGCGGTGGCCGGGTTCCTCGCCGAGTACCGGCCGCTCGTGGAAACCGTGGGAGCGCTCTCGCACCTGGCCGCGGAGTCCCTGGACCTGGTGACCGCACGACCCGGAGCGGGGACGAACCCCTCAGGCGCGACCGCGAACCCGCTGGGTGCCGCAGCGAATCCGCTCGGCCCGCCCGCGAACCCGCTCGGCCCGCCCGCGTATCCGCTGGGCCCGCCCGCGATCCCGGTGACCCTGGCCGAGGCCGAGGGCGAGCTGCTCGACGCCTGGTCCGTGCCGCGCGCCGACCGCTGGGACTGGGCCGCGCTCGCCGCCCCGCACCGGGGTCGCGACTTCGCCCACCCCGAGCAGTTCCGCGACTGGCTGCTCGGCCACCTGCGCGCCGACGTGCGCGAGGCCCGCCTCGGCAACGTGCGCGGCCCCCTCAAAGCGGCCCTGGACGTGCTGCGCGACCTGCGCAACGAGGTCCGCCTGGTGGTCGACCACGGCAGCCTCAGCGGCGACTCGCACGAGGCCGAGCTCCAGCGCTGGTACACCCCGCTCAACGCCTACCTGTCCATCGGCCCGCCGGTCGGCCGCATCGAGGAGATGATCGCCCTGCTGGAGGCCGGGGTGCTGGAGGTGGTCGGCCCCGGCGTCACCGTCGAGCGCGACGAGCGGCGCGGCGAGTGGGTCATGGGCAGCCCGGCCGTCCCCGGCTCCCGGCACCGCGCCGGCGTGCTGCTGGAGGCGAGGCTCCCGGAGAGCGACGTGCGCCGCACCCTCGACCCGCTCGTGGAGTCCTTGCTGCGCAAGGGCTGCGGTGTCCCGTACCGCATCCCGGTCGACGGCGGCGGGCACCTGGAGACCGGCGGGCTGGCCGTCACCCGCCGCCCCTACCGGCTCGTCGAGCGCTCCGGCGCGGTCCACCCGAGGCGGTTCGCCTTCGGCATCCCCACCGAGTCCGTGCACTGGGCGACCGCGGCGGGTGTGCGCCCCGGCGTGAACTCCGTCATCCTCGGCGACGCCGACGCGGTGGCCAGGGCGAGCGTCCTGGCCGCCGACGCCCGCGCCGCCGACGCGGTCGGGAGGAAGGGGAACCGTGTTCGCTGA